A DNA window from Naumovozyma dairenensis CBS 421 chromosome 10, complete genome contains the following coding sequences:
- the ERD2 gene encoding Erd2p (similar to Saccharomyces cerevisiae ERD2 (YBL040C); ancestral locus Anc_7.479) gives MNLFRILGDLSHLASILILIRTIKATDSIDGISFKTQALYVIIFFTRYLDLLTFQHISIYNSLMKLFFIGSSLYIVILLQRSKAIQPIAYREMIMADTFKVQYLLGGSLIMALLFNYKFSFFEILWSFSIWLESVAILPQLFMLSKSGKSKSLTIHYIFALGIYRTLYIPNWIWRYFVEGKVDKLAVISGIVQTLIYSDFFYIYYKKVIKGSNLQLPQ, from the exons atgaatttattCAGAATATTAG GTGATCTTTCACATCTGGCAAGTATATTAATCTTAATTCGCACCATTAAGGCAACAGATTCCATCGATGGTATCTCATTCAAGACTCAAGCACTATATGTCATAATCTTCTTCACGCGTTACTTAGATCTCCTAACTTTCCAACACATCTCCATTTacaattcattaatgaagTTGTTCTTCATAGGATCATCCCTTTATATCGTCATCTTATTACAACGTTCCAAAGCAATCCAACCAATCGCTTACAGAGAAATGATAATGGCTGACACATTCAAAGTTCAATACTTACTAGGTGGTTCTTTAATCATGGCATTacttttcaattataaATTCTCATTCTTCGAAATCTTATGGAGTTTCTCCATCTGGTTAGAAAGTGTGGCAATCTTACCACAATTATTCATGCTTTCTAAAAGTGGGAAATCGAAAAGTTTAACCATCCATTATATCTTCGCATTGGGTATCTATAGGACTTTATATATTCCTAATTGGATTTGGAGGTATTTTGTGGAGGGGAAAGTGGATAAATTGGCTGTTATCTCGGGGATTGTACAAACTTTGATTTATTCTGATTTCTTTTACATTTATTATAAGAAAGTTATTAAGGGCTCTAATTTACAATTGCCTCAATAG
- the URA7 gene encoding CTP synthase URA7 (similar to Saccharomyces cerevisiae URA7 (YBL039C) and URA8 (YJR103W); ancestral locus Anc_7.476) — protein MKYVVVSGGVISGIGKGVLASSTGMLLKTQGLKVTSIKIDPYMNIDAGTMSPLEHGECFVLDDGGETDLDLGNYERYLGVTLTKDHNITTGKIYSHVIAKERKGDYLGKTVQIVPHLTNAIQDWIERVSRIPVDNSGLEPDVCIIELGGTVGDIESAPFVEALRQFQFRVGKENFALIHVSLVPVIHGEQKTKPTQAAIKDLRSLGLIPDMIACRCSEQLEKSVIDKIAMFCHVGPEQVVNVHDVNSTYHVPLLLLEQKMIDYLHNRLQLNDIPLTSEDKQKGEELLKKWKSMTGNFDASMETVKIALVGKYTNLKDSYLSVIKALEHSSMKCRRILDIKWVEATDLEPEAQEIDKAKFHEAWKKVSTADGILVPGGFGTRGTEGMMLASRWARENHIPFLGVCLGLQIATIEFARDVLNLKGASSTEFLEDLDEKNQIVIYMPEIDKTTMGGNMRLGLRPTYFQDETEWSQIKQLYGNQPSVLERHRHRYEINPDIVDALEEHGLMFVGKDETGKRCEILELKNHPYFVATQYHPEYTSKVLEPSRPFLGLVAASAGILQQVIDGEYELPSSDGKLDF, from the coding sequence atgaaataCGTCGTCGTCTCTGGTGGTGTTATCTCAGGTATCGGTAAAGGTGTCCTTGCCTCATCCACCGGTATGTTATTAAAAACTCAAGGTTTAAAAGTAACCTCCATCAAGATTGATCCTTACATGAACATCGATGCAGGTACCATGTCTCCCTTGGAACATGGTGAATGTTTCGTCCTTGATGATGGTGGTGAAACTGATTTGGATTTAGGTAATTATGAACGTTACCTTGGTGTCACTTTAACTAAAGATCATAACATTACTACGGGGAAAATTTATTCTCATGTCATTGctaaagaaagaaagggTGATTATTTGGGTAAGACTGTACAAATTGTTCCTCATTTAACTAATGCCATTCAAGATTGGATTGAACGTGTATCTCGTATCCCAGTGGATAACAGTGGATTGGAACCAGACGTATGTATCATTGAATTAGGTGGTACAGTGGGTGATATTGAAAGTGCACCATTTGTGGAAGCTTTAAgacaatttcaatttagaGTCGGTAAGGAAAATTTCGCATTGATTCATGTTTCTTTAGTTCCTGTCATTCATGGTGAACAAAAGACTAAACCAACTCAAGCTGctattaaagatttaagATCATTAGGTTTGATTCCAGATATGATTGCTTGTAGATGTTCTgaacaattagaaaaatcTGTCATTGATAAGATTGCCATGTTTTGTCATGTCGGTCCAGAACAAGTTGTTAATGTTCATGATGTTAATTCCACTTATCATGtcccattattattattagagCAAAAAATGATTGATTATTTACATAATAGATtacaattaaatgatatcCCATTGACATCAGAAGATAAACAAAAGGgtgaagaattattaaagaaatggaaatcTATGACTGGGAATTTTGATGCCTCTATGGAAACTGTTAAAATTGCCCTAGTTGGTAAATATactaatttgaaagattcaTATTTATCTGTCATTAAAGCATTAGAACATTCATCCATGAAGTGTCGTCGTATATTAGATATTAAATGGGTTGAAGCTACAGATTTAGAACCTGAAGCacaagaaattgataaagCTAAATTCCATGAAGCTTGGAAGAAAGTTAGTACTGCTGATGGTATCTTAGTGCCAGGTGGATTTGGTACAAGAGGTACTGAAGGTATGATGTTAGCGTCAAGATGGGCTCGTGAAAACCATATACCATTTTTAGGTGTTTGTTTAGGTTTACAAATTGCTACCATTGAATTTGCTCGTGATGTTCTTAATTTGAAAGGTGCTAGTTCAACTGAATTTTTGGAAGATTTAGATGAAAAGAATCAAATTGTCATTTATATGCctgaaattgataaaacTACAATGGGTGGTAATATGAGATTAGGTTTAAGACCAACATATTTCCAAGATGAAACTGAATGGTCTCAAATTAAACAATTGTATGGTAATCAACCATCTGTTCTAGAAAGACATCGTCATCGTTATGAAATTAATCCAGATATCGTTGACGCGTTAGAGGAACATGGATTAATGTTTGTTGGTAAAGATGAAACTGGTAAACGTTGTGAAATtttagaattgaaaaatcatcCATATTTCGTTGCCACTCAATATCATCCTGAATATACATCCAAGGTCTTAGAACCATCAAGACCTTTCCTAGGTTTGGTCGCTGCATCTGCTGGTATCTTACAACAAGTTATTGATGGTGAATATGAACTTCCATCATCTGATGGTAAACTTGATTTTTAG
- the MIN6 gene encoding Min6p (similar to Saccharomyces cerevisiae YBL039W-B; ancestral locus Anc_7.478), whose amino-acid sequence MSLFGNRSLFSFIQRVSRNPTTAAMWLFSGFVVSSASYMLFYLPSITPNIGEDQDEELQELIEIE is encoded by the coding sequence ATGTCTTTATTTGGAAACAGGTCACTATTTAGCTTCATTCAAAGAGTTTCACGTAATCCAACTACTGCAGCCATGTGGCTCTTCAGTGGATTCGTTGTTTCAAGTGCATCGTATATGTTATTCTATTTACCAAGTATTACACCAAATATAGGTGAAGATCaggatgaagaattacaagaattgATTGAGATCGAATAA
- the MCM16 gene encoding Mcm16p (similar to Saccharomyces cerevisiae MCM16 (YPR046W); ancestral locus Anc_7.475) — translation MSRELQERREQEEKLEQKGLQEISRLEREHVQIHSQLLSALDEIYLLREGGVAMMNEKVEKESHLLELRKQLQLSLDKSAAILKTFERTNAMSNSGGDREDTEESAGGIINTAVLNDAKMVNDINEQNNKSIENILAKRLRDMMDVNFHQDFQLNELLTKQDEMLQKLYLERRRFHQLKSKLVSVAETRQTLAKDKQEQDKDSYGNEDKDGGEDDDDDDDDEQDVQLGRENLVMDELLMALKVTTGYRRTQ, via the coding sequence ATGAGTAGGGAATTGCAAGAACGCCGAGAGCAAGAAGAGAAATTGGAACAAAAAGGGTTACAAGAGATAAGTCGACTGGAAAGAGAACATGTTCAAATACATAGTCAATTGCTAAGTGCTTTGGATGAAATATATCTGTTGCGAGAAGGTGGGGTAGCCATGATGAATGAAAAGGTAGAGAAGGAATCGCATTTACTCGAATTACGGAAACAATTACAGTTGAGTTTGGATAAGAGTGCAGCCATCTTAAAGACATTTGAAAGAACTAACGCAATGAGTAATAGTGGTGGCGATCGTGAGGATACTGAAGAGTCCGCAGGTGGCATTATTAATACGGCTGTTCTAAATGATGCTAAGATGGTGAATGACATCAAcgaacaaaataataagtcTATAGAGAACATCTTGGCCAAAAGACTTCGAGATATGATGGATGTGAATTTCCATCAAGACTTccaattgaatgaattgttAACAAAACAGGATGAAATGTTACAAAAACTTTATCTTGAAAGACGACgatttcatcaattaaagaGTAAATTGGTGTCTGTCGCTGAAACACGTCAGACGCTTGCGAAAGACAAGCAAGAACAAGACAAAGACTCTTATGGGAACGAAGACAAAGATGGaggtgaagatgatgatgatgatgatgatgatgaacaagATGTACAATTGGGAAGGGAAAACTTGGTGAtggatgaattattaatggCGTTAAAAGTAACTACTGGATACCGCCGTACCCAGTGA
- the THP3 gene encoding Thp3p (similar to Saccharomyces cerevisiae YPR045C; ancestral locus Anc_7.471), which produces MHPSYNQVTPLTLGKSNRAKLNSGSLTNANSKTNMTDTIIQKSNIMYNNSTLPSPPPPPTMSLPLPTHSGTIIPQSRPSSTMYNPLLTSSSTPYIQESSRNNSPTNISFQSQPLPPPPPPPSSVDPPSESFRFKKPVNDSSINITQFNPLLTNTNPLIPTFVTYPTSKPQQPQQKFKQNNKKNKANTKKQKLNNNNTNKKQQQQQQVQQTNISSKYNFFTNTAEDADDDEQERRRKRAERFNTTPSSIIMPNNSSSSLSSSLVSMKSATSLSSGALNTANNPDDADEDFANLNARSTKSHKYDKDKLIVGRCQNLEKSYLRLTSEPNPDLVRPLSILKETYKLLMDKYTKKTVNYTYLCDQLKSMRQDLRVQNIENKFTIQVYEFHSRLALVNDDLGEFNQCQSRLLYLFDLLKPTLKSIPAIEEFLSYQILYYLLTEDNSSIIDLKLKLIRENPKFLQHDLIQKAFYMFHLRLTNNYREFFKCYSKKMNGHGKNLINAFIEKERLKTLSIICKSYNQINLDFLMDQFQFNHEVNILDFLKKNNLNQFIITKHNSVKHCDYKVLDTKNCRSLVWQLYLKSKKVDIKGQK; this is translated from the coding sequence ATGCATCCTTCTTATAATCAAGTAACTCCATTAACTTTAGGTAAATCAAATAGAGCCAAACTTAATAGTGGATCCCTGACCAACGCAAACTCAAAGACTAATATGACCGACACAATCATACAGAAAAGCAATATTATGTATAATAACTCAACATTACCTTCTCCTCCTCCACCTCCAACAATGTCATTACCTTTACCAACACATTCAGGTACAATAATTCCACAATCACGACCATCTTCAACTATGTATAACCCATTACTTACATCGTCATCTACACCATATATACAAGAAAGTAGTCGCAATAATAGTCCaacaaatatttctttccAATCACAACCACTACCACCTCCACCACCTCCTCCTTCTTCTGTTGATCCACCATCAGAATCTTTCCGATTTAAGAAACCCGTAAATGATAGTTCTATTAACATTACTCAGTTCAATCCTCTCTTGACTAACACTAATCCACTTATTCCTACTTTCGTCACCTATCCTACTTCTAAACCTCAACAACCACAACAGAAATTTAAACagaacaataaaaaaaataaagctAATACCAAAAAGCAAAAACttaacaacaataatactaacaaaaaacaacaacaacagcagcaagTGCAGCAAACGAACATTAGCAGCAAATATAACTTTTTTACAAATACAGCTGAAGATGccgatgatgatgaacaagaaagaagaaggaaaaggGCTGAAAGATTCAATACAACGCCTTCTTCTATCATAATGCCAAacaattcatcatcatcattatcatcatctttagtATCTATGAAATCGGCaacatcattatcatcgGGGGCATTAAATACAGCAAATAACCCcgatgatgctgatgaaGATTTCGCAAACTTAAATGCAAGAAGTACTAAATCTCACAAATACgataaagataaattaaTCGTTGGACGTTGTcaaaatttagaaaaatcTTATTTAAGATTAACATCTGAACCTAATCCTGACTTAGTTCGTCCTTTATCCATCTTAAAGGAAACgtataaattattaatggaTAAATACACGAAAAAAACTGTAAATTACACATACCTTTGTgatcaattgaaatcaatgaGACAAGATTTAAGAgttcaaaatattgaaaataaattcacTATACAAGTCTATGAGTTCCATTCACGATTAGCACTAGTAAATGATGACTTGGGTGAGTTTAATCAATGTCAAAGtagattattatatttatttgatctTTTGAAACCCAcattaaaatcaattcCAGCCATAGAGGAATTCTTAAGCTAtcaaattttatattatctCTTGACTGAGGATAATTCATCCATCatagatttgaaattgaaacttATTCGAGAAAATCCAAAATTTTTACAAcatgatttaattcaaaAGGCATTCTATATGTTCCATTTAAGATTAACAAATAATTATagagaatttttcaaatgttaTTCCAAAAAGATGAATGGTCATgggaaaaatttaattaatgcattcattgaaaaggaacgattgaaaactttatcaattatttgTAAAAGTTATAATCAAATTAACTTGGATTTCTTAATggatcaatttcaatttaatcATGAggtaaatattttggactttttgaagaaaaataacttaaatcaatttatcattacGAAACATAACTCGGTGAAACATTGCGATTATAAAGTCTTGGATACTAAAAATTGTAGATCATTAGTTTGGcaattatatttgaaatcgAAAAAAGTAGATATTAAGGGTCAAAAATAA
- the PRE7 gene encoding proteasome core particle subunit beta 6 (similar to Saccharomyces cerevisiae PRE7 (YBL041W); ancestral locus Anc_7.480) codes for MTTISSEYSSEVNSTPIEHAFNPYTDNGGTILGIAGEDFAILAGDTRHTTDYSINSRYEPKVFDCGDNIVISANGFAADGEALVKRFKNSLKWYHFDHNDKKLSMKSAARNIQHLLYGKRFFPYYVHTIIAGLDENGKGAVYSFDPVGSYEREQCRAGGAAASLIMPFLDNQVNFKNQFEPGTDGKVKKPLKYLSIDEVIKLVRDSFTSATERHIHVGDGLEILIVTKDGVRKEFYELKRD; via the coding sequence atGACGACGATTTCATCTGAATACTCATCAGAAGTGAATTCCACACCAATTGAACATGCATTCAATCCATACACAGATAATGGTGGTACCATTTTAGGTATTGCCGGTGAAGATTTTGCCATCCTAGCAGGAGATACTAGACACACGACAGATTATTCTATTAATTCTCGTTATGAACCTAAAGTGTTTGATTGTGGTGATAATATTGTAATATCAGCAAATGGATTTGCTGCAGATGGTGAAGCATTAGTGAAAAGGTTTAAGAATAGTTTGAAATGGTATCATTTTGATCATAATGATAAGAAACTATCAATGAAATCAGCTGcaagaaatattcaacaTCTCTTATATGGGAAAAGATTTTTCCCTTATTATGTTCATACTATTATTGCTGGattagatgaaaatggTAAAGGAGCTGTATATTCATTTGATCCTGTTGGATCATACGAGAGAGAACAATGTAGAGCTGGTGGTGCTGCTGCATCTTTAATTATGCCCTTCCTTGATAATCAAgtaaattttaaaaatcaatttgaaCCTGGTACTGATGGTAAAGTTAAGAAAcctttgaaatatttaagtATTGATGAAGTTATTAAATTAGTTAGAGATTCATTTACATCTGCGACAGAAAGACATATCCATGTTGGTGATGGTCTTGAAATTTTAATCGTCACTAAAGATGGTGTAAGGAAAGAATTTTACGAACTAAAGAGAGATTAA
- the FUI1 gene encoding uridine permease (similar to Saccharomyces cerevisiae FUI1 (YBL042C); ancestral locus Anc_7.481) has product MSKPQPGTTYKPTEYDNEDKMKMTSKTVDISTTSDDLTASLSTIVSTNNHTNDTKISKPKRFWNKFINFIEVKQSETSENSDENSSKSILQAYLYNDDLAPVKRKERVWSWNHYVFFWVAGAFNVNTWQISATGLQLGLNWWQTWICIWVGYSFVAGFLVLASRVGSNYHISFPIASRIAFGTYFSIWIVINRVVMACVWMGTLSYLGGVCVQLMLKSIFGNDLNTRIHDTIGSNNLTNFEFLCFMIFWIVSLPFLWFPPHKLKYVFTVKSAITPFAAFGFLIWTLCKANGHLALRSLNENGPINKVTLAWSVIRSIMSALDNFSTLILNAPDFARFSKTSKSSIYSQLIALPFLYAVISLIGILSATAAYTLYGINYWSPLDILGRYLDHKTAGNRAGVFLISFVFAFDQLGANLSGNAIPAGTDMTALLPKFINIRRGAYICACISLAICPWNLMASSSIFTTALSAYAVFLSAIAGVIFADYFVVRKGYVNIFHCYTNKEGSYYMYNKWGTNWRAVLAYIFGIAPNFAGFLGSVNVVVPENAMKVYYLNYFTGYLISAITYVILVYFWPITGVPEDSHLIKDLKWIEHEEWIEVEDFAIQRDAFERYSDETIIDYTEKDSV; this is encoded by the coding sequence ATGTCAAAACCACAACCAGGCACAACATATAAACCAACTGAATATGATAATGAGgataaaatgaaaatgacgTCCAAAACAGTCGATATATCAACGACTTCAGATGACTTGACTGCTTCTCTTTCAACAATTGTCTCTACAAATAACCATACCAACGACAcgaaaatatcaaaacCAAAACGattttggaataaattcattaatttcattgaagTGAAACAATCAGAAACTTCAGAAAATAGTGATGAAAATAGCAGTAAATCAATATTACAAGCATATCtatataatgatgatttagcTCCAGTGAAACGGAAAGAAAGAGTCTGGTCATGGAATCATTATGTCTTCTTTTGGGTAGCTGGTGCTTTCAACGTCAATACATGGCAAATATCCGCTACTGGGTTGCAATTAGGTTTAAATTGGTGGCAAACTTGGATATGTATTTGGGTCGGTTATTCTTTCGTTGCTGGGTTTTTAGTACTGGCTTCTCGTGTTGGTAGTAATTATCACATTTCATTCCCAATTGCTTCAAGAATTGCATTCGGAACTTATTTCTCCATTTGGATTGTCATTAATAGAGTGGTTATGGCTTGTGTTTGGATGGGGACGTTATCTTATCTTGGTGGTGTTTGTGTTCAATTAATGTTGAAATCAATCTTTGGTAACGATTTAAATACTAGAATTCATGATACCATTGGAAGTAATAATCTaacaaattttgaattcttaTGTTTTATGATATTTTGGATCGTATCATTACCATTCCTTTGGTTCCCTCCACATAAATTAAAATACGTTTTCACTGTGAAATCTGCTATTACCCCATTTGCTGCCTTTGGATTTTTAATATGGACTTTATGTAAAGCAAATGGTCATTTAGCTTTAAGatcattgaatgaaaatggtCCAATTAACAAAGTGACATTAGCTTGGTCAGTAATAAGATCAATTATGAGTGCATTAGACAATTTTTCTACTTTAATTTTGAATGCTCCTGATTTTGCAAGATTCTCTAAAACGTCTAAATCATCTATCTATTCCCAATTAATTGCACTACCTTTCCTATATGCTGTCATCTCATTAATCGGTATCCTTTCAGCAACTGCTGCCTATACTTTATACGGTATTAATTATTGGTCTCCACTTGATATTCTTGGTCGTTATTTGGATCATAAAACTGCAGGTAATAGGGCTGGTGTTTTCTTGATCTCATTTGTGTTCGCGTTTGATCAATTAGGTGCAAATTTGTCTGGGAATGCTATTCCAGCAGGTACTGATATGACAGCATTATTAcctaaatttattaatattagaCGTGGTGCTTACATATGTGCATGTATCTCTTTGGCAATTTGTCCATGGAATTTAATggcttcttcatcaatctTTACCACTGCCTTAAGTGCTTATGCAGTCTTCCTTTCCGCAATCGCTGGTGTCATTTTCGCTGATTATTTTGTAGTTAGAAAAGGTTATGTCAACATTTTCCATTGTTATACTAATAAAGAAGGTTCGTATTATATGTATAATAAATGGGGGACCAATTGGAGAGCTGTATTAGCTTATATTTTCGGTATTGCACCAAATTTTGCTGGATTTTTAGGTTCTGTCAATGTTGTTGTACCTGAAAATGCTATgaaagtttattatttgaattatttcaCTGGATATTTGATATCTGCTATTACTTATGTCAttcttgtttatttttggCCTATTACCGGTGTTCCTGAAGACAGCCATCTgattaaagatttaaaatGGATCGAACATGAAGAATGGATAGAAGTGGAAGATTTCGCAATTCAAAGAGACGCTTTTGAAAGGTATAGTGATGAAACGATAATTGATTATACCGAAAAAGACTCagtataa